In the Terriglobus sp. RCC_193 genome, CATCACGCGAGAGGCACAATGAAACGAATTCTCGTAGTGGACGACGAACGGCAAATCACTCTGATCCTTCGCACCTCGCTACAAAGCAGCGGATACCTCGTTGAAACTGCAAGCAACGGATTAGAAGCTTTTGAAAAATTCGAGGCACACGCGCCAGACCTTATCATCACGGACCTTTCCATGCCAGAGATGAGCGGTCTGGAATTAACTCAGGCTGTTCGTCGTTTAGCCACAACACCTATTCTGGTGCTGAGTGTGCGCGACAGCGACAGCATGAAAGTGAAGGCACTGGATGAAGGAGCGGATGACTATCTCACCAAGCCTTTCAGCATGAACGAACTGCTTGCTCGCGTTCGGGCTTTACTTAGGCGTAATACTCCTCCCTCGCCTGCGGAAAACGCTCTACACGAAGGTGATTTTGAAGTCGATCTTGCGGCACACCGAGTCATGCTGAAGGGAGTCGAGCTTCATCTCACGCCCAAAGAGTTTGAACTGCTCGTTGTCCTCCTTCAAAATGCCGGCCGCGTGATGACACATAAAGCCCTGCTCCGGCATATCTGGGGCCCAGCCGGAGAGTCGCAACCGGAATACATTCGTGTCCTGATTGGCCAGTTAAGAAAGAAGCTGGACCGAGGTTTGGGAATACGCTATATCCAAAGTGAGCCCTGGATTGGCTATCGACTGGTAGCCGAAGGCACTACTGCCTCCGATTAAACCGGCTTTACAACTTCTTTACGACTTCCCTACGGACTTTCTACGCACCTGTCGCCTTCAATAGTCAGGGAGGCAGGTA is a window encoding:
- a CDS encoding response regulator transcription factor, which gives rise to MKRILVVDDERQITLILRTSLQSSGYLVETASNGLEAFEKFEAHAPDLIITDLSMPEMSGLELTQAVRRLATTPILVLSVRDSDSMKVKALDEGADDYLTKPFSMNELLARVRALLRRNTPPSPAENALHEGDFEVDLAAHRVMLKGVELHLTPKEFELLVVLLQNAGRVMTHKALLRHIWGPAGESQPEYIRVLIGQLRKKLDRGLGIRYIQSEPWIGYRLVAEGTTASD